The proteins below come from a single Zea mays cultivar B73 chromosome 8, Zm-B73-REFERENCE-NAM-5.0, whole genome shotgun sequence genomic window:
- the LOC100381552 gene encoding putative argonaute family protein isoform X1, translated as MESHNGEADDLPPPPPLAAGVEPLKADETKMPLKPRSLVQRNGFGRKGQQIKLITNHFKVSLMKAEDFFYHYYVNLKYEDDTPVDRKGSGRKVIEKLQQTYAAELANKDFAYDGEKSLFTIGALPQVKMEFTVVDEDVSTGKTPANGSPGNDSPPGSDRKRVRRPYNTKTYKVELSFAAKIPMSAISQALRGQESEHTQEAIRVIDIILRQHSAKQGCLLVRQSFFHNNPSNFVDLGGGVVGCRGFHSSFRATQSGLSLNIDVSTTMIVKPGPVIDFLIANQKVNDPSMIDWAKAKRSLKNLRIKTSPANQEQKIVGLSDRPCREQLFTLKHKNGESEEITVFDYFVKNRGIKLEYSGDLPCINVGKPKRPTYFPVELCSLLPLQRYTKALSTLQRSSLVEKSRQKPQERMSVLSDVLQRSNYDAEPMLKACGITIARNFIEVDGRVLQPPKLKAGNGEDIFTRNGRWNFNNKKLIRASSVEKWAVVNFSARCNVRDLVRDLIKCGGMKGIMVDAPFAVFDENPSMRRSPAVRRVEDMFEQVKTKLPGAPKFLLCVLAERKNSDIYGPWKKKCLAEFGIVTQCVAPTRVNDQYLTNVLLKINAKLGGLNSLLQIETSPAIPLVSKVPTIILGMDVSHGSPGHSDIPSVAAVVSSREWPLISKYRASVRTQSPKMEMIDSLFKPRETDDDGLIRECLIDFYTSSGKRKPDQVIIFRDGVSESQFNQVLNIELQQIIEACKFLDEKWNPKFTLIIAQKNHHTKFFIPGKPDNVPAGTVVDNKVCHPRNFDFYMCSHAGMIGTTRPTHYHILHDEIGFNPDDLQELVHSLSYVYQRSTTAISVVAPICYAHLAAAQVGQFIKFDEMSETSSSHGGHTSAGSVPVQELPRLHEKVRSSMFFC; from the exons ATGGAGTCTCACAATGGCGAGGCTGATGATTTGCCTCCACCACCCCCTTTGGCTGCTGGTGTTGAACCACTTAAAGCCGATGAAACAAAGATGCCATTGAAACCTAGGAGTCTGGTCCAGAGGAATGGCTTTGGCAGAAAGGGGCAGCAGATAAAGCTGATAACAAACCACTTCAAAGTTTCTCTCATGAAGGCTGAAGATTTTTTCTATCATTACTAT GTCAATTTGAAGTATGAAGATGATACACCGGTTGATCGGAAAGGGTCGGGAAGAAAAGTGATCGAAAAACTGCAGCAAACTTATGCTGCTGAACTTGCAAATAAAGATTTTGCATATGATGGTGAGAAGAGCCTGTTTACAATTGGTGCCCTTCCTCAAGTTAAAATGGAATTCACTGTTGTGGATGAAGACGTTTCAACTGGAAA GACTCCTGCAAATGGCAGTCCAGGCAATGATAGTCCTCCTGGAAGTGACAGGAAAAGGGTCCGAAGGCCTTACAATACAAAGACATATAAGGTTGAACTATCTTTTGCGGCAAAAATCCCTATGAGTGCAATCTCACAGGCTTTGAGGGGTCAGGAGTCAGAGCACACTCAGGAAGCAATTCGAGTGATTGACATTATTCTGAGGCAGCACTCAGCTAAGCA GGGTTGCCTATTAGTAAGGCAATCGTTCTTCCACAATAATCCTTCCAATTTTGTTGACCTGGGTGGTGGTGTAGTGGGATGTAGAGGGTTCCATTCTAGTTTTCGTGCAACCCAGAGTGGACTTTCACTCAATATCG ATGTGTCCACCACAATGATAGTGAAACCTGGTCCTGTCATTGACTTTCTGATTGCCAATCAGAAAGTTAATGATCCAAGCATGATTGATTGGGCAAAG GCCAAGCGCTCACTGAAGAACTTAAGGATAAAAACAAGTCCGGCGAACCAAGAACAGAAGATTGTTGGTCTCAGCGACAGGCCTTGCCGTGAGCAATT ATTCACACTGAAACATAAAAATGGTGAATCTGAAGAGATCACTGTTTTTGATTACTTTGTAAAGAACCGTGGCATAAAGCTGGAATATTCTGGTGATCTTCCTTGTATCAATGTGGGAAAACCAAAGCGTCCAACTTATTTTCCAGTTGAG TTATGCAGTCTTCTTCCTTTGCAACGGTACACTAAAGCATTGAGCACACTTCAAAGATCATCACTCGTTGAGAAATCTAGGCAGAAACCACAAGAAAGGATGTCTGTTTTGTCTGAT GTGCTGCAAAGAAGCAACTATGATGCAGAACCCATGCTGAAGGCTTGTGGGATTACAATTGCTAGAAATTTCATAGAAGTTGATGGTAGGGTACTGCAGCCCCCTAAG CTTAAAGCTGGGAACGGAGAAGACATTTTTACGCGCAATGGCAGATGGAATTTCAATAATAAG AAGCTCATTAGAGCTAGCAGTGTCGAGAAATGGGCAGTAGTAAACTTTTCTGCACGATGCAATGTCCGGGATCTTGTCCGTGATCTCATCAAGTGTGGAGGCATGAAGGGCATT ATGGTTGATGCACCATTTGCTGTATTTGATGAGAATCCTTCAATGAGACGGTCACCTGCTGTAAGAAGGGTTGAAGACATGTTTGAACAAGTGAAAACTAAGCTTCCTGGAGCACCCAAGTTTCTTTTGTGTGTTCTAGCGGAAAGAAAGAATTCCGATATTTATG GGCCTTGGAAGAAGAAATGCCTTGCTGAATTTGGGATCGTTACACAGTGTGTGGCACCAACTAGAGTCAATGATCAGTATCTTACAAATGTCTTGTTAAAGATTAACGCAAAG TTGGGTGGCTTGAATTCGTTGCTCCAAATTGAAACATCCCCAGCAATTCCTCTCGTATCCAAGGTCCCAACTATAATCTTGGGTATGGACGTATCACACGGATCTCCTGGACATTCTGATATACCGTCTGTTGCTGCT GTTGTTAGTTCTCGTGAATGGCCTCTTATCTCAAAATACAGAGCATCTGTCCGCacccaatcaccaaaaatggaaaTGATTGACTCGTTGTTTAAGCCAcgggaaactgatgacgatggtctGATTCG GGAGTGTCTGATTGACTTCTACACCAGTTCAGGGAAGAGAAAGCCCGACCAAGTCATCATCTTCAG GGACGGTGTTAGTGAAAGTCAGTTTAATCAGGTGCTGAACATTGAGTTGCAACAAATCATTGAG GCTTGCAAATTTCTTGATGAGAAATGGAATCCCAAGTTCACATTGATCATTGCCCAGAAGAATCACCACACTAAATTTTTCATTCCTGGAAAGCCAGATAATGTTCCAGCTG GCACTGTTGTTGACAACAAAGTCTGTCATCCAAGGAACTTCGATTTCTACATGTGTTCACATGCTGGAATGATT GGAACTACCAGGCCAACTCACTATCACATCCTGCATGACGAGATAGGCTTCAATCCTGATGACCTGCAGGAGCTGGTGCACTCGCTCTCTTATGT GTACCAAAGGAGCACAACAGCCATATCAGTTG TTGCTCCCATCTGCTACGCCCACCTTGCAGCCGCCCAGGTTGGGCAGTTCATAAAGTTCGACGAGATGTCGGAGACTTCATCTAGCCATGGGGGGCATACCTCGGCGGGCAGCGTCCCTGTACAGGAGCTGCCCCGTCTGCATGAGAAAGTGAGGAGCTCCATGTTCTTCTGCTGA
- the LOC606445 gene encoding glycosyltransferase gives MAALPFSTRRPFSSPCFILCFLLGFVAGLFPFAHRHLHLDLDLRHLPLADPPPAAPTQRALVRPPPTTTLIVVTPTRARPLQAYYLHRLAHTLRLVPQPLLWLVVDRGAATRETAALLRGCGLMYRHLPSQSHRDAPGARRTRPEHPAARGLRQRNAALDHIEHHRIHGLVYFADEDNVYSLDLFDQLRGIRSFGTWPVAMLGVGKSKTLVEGPVCDNSQVVGWHTNERTKRQRRFHVNTSGFAFNSSMLWDADKRARQAWNYIRLLDTVRDGFQATTFIEQLVEDETHMEGIPTGCSKIMNVNLRLEDKHLVYPKEWQMTENLDVLIPL, from the exons ATGGCGGCTCTGCCGTTCTCGACGCGGCGGCCCTTCTCGTCGCCGTGCTTCATCCTCTGCTTCCTCCTCGGCTTCGTCGCCGGCCTCTTCCCCTTCGCGCACCGCcacctccacctcgacctcgacctccgcCACCTCCCGCTCGCGGACCCTCCTCCCGCTGCGCCGACCCAGCGGGCCCTAGTCCGGCCGCCACCGACGACGACCCTGATCGTCGTGACGCCGACCCGCGCGCGCCCGCTGCAGGCGTACTACCTGCACCGCCTCGCGCACACCCTCCGCCTCGTCCCGCAGCCGCTGCTCTGGCTCGTCGTCGACCGCGGCGCCGCCACGCGCGAGACCGCCGCGCTGCTCCGCGGCTGCGGCCTCATGTACCGCCACCTGCCCTCCCAGTCCCACCGCGACGCGCCCGGTGCTCGCCGGACGAGGCCCGAGCACCCGGCGGCGCGCGGCCTGCGCCAGAGGAACGCGGCGCTCGACCACATCGAGCACCACCGCATCCACGGCCTCGTCTACTTCGCCGACGAGGACAACGTGTACTCCCttgacctcttcgaccagcttcGCGGCATAAG GAGTTTTGGCACCTGGCCAGTCGCAATGCTGGGCGTGGGGAAGAGCAAGACACTTGTGGAAGGGCCGGTTTGTGACAACAGCCAGGTAGTGGGATGGCACACGAACGAGAGGACCAAGAGGCAACGaaggtttcatgtcaatacttcgGGCTTTGCTTTCAATAGCAGTATGCTCTGGGACGCCGACAAGAGGGCTCGTCAGGCGTGGAATTACATCCGGCTGCTGGACACGGTCAGAGATGGGTTTCAG GCAACAACATTTATAGAGCAGCTTGTAGAAGATGAAACTCATATGGAGGGCATACCAACTGGTTGTTCAAAAATTATGAATGTTAATCTTCGCCTAGAAGATAAACATCTTGTATATCCGAAGGAGTGGCAGATGACAGAAAACCTGGATGTGTTAATTCCTCTCTGA